A region of the Apus apus isolate bApuApu2 chromosome 5, bApuApu2.pri.cur, whole genome shotgun sequence genome:
GCCCTCACGTGCTGCCTCTCAGCCGTTTCCTGGGATTTCTTCCAGCTGATGCTGTCTTCTCACTCCTATCCtgacacagcactgctgcacgCACCTAACTGGGTATCTCTCTCTGCTCAGAAGCAGCTGTGTCTCAAGTATGGTTAGGAGAGACAACTAATGGGTGAGGAGCCCTGCAGATGGGTACTGTGTGCAGCTGGGAAGTGCTCCAGGTCCTAACAGTGTCAGTAGAGAAATTCCAGCTATTCTTCCTTTGGCCAAGAGCCAGAACGATttctggaagctgctgccaTGACATGATTGCaaccttcatttttattttaagacgtcttttctttatatttacTTTATTCTCCTTAACACAAAGCAGTAGAGTGCCACCATTGCTGCTGTATTTCAGCTGACTCTGAGGTAAAACCAACCAGCCAAACCAACACAAAGCCTTTCAGCTGGCAGCTCAGGCCTGCTAAAAGCAGCTTCATCTTGGGATGAACATGACCCCACTGCTTGAAGCATCCCTAGGAAACACATCAAGTTACGGCCAACCTGACATGAGGAAAAGCCGTGGATCCCATCCAGGGAAGAAGCAAGGCCGCACCAGGATTAACCATCCAGTAGTGATGTGTTGGTGAAGGGAGAGAAAATCTCCCCCACAGGGTTTTGGAAGGATGGCCACATGGCACGGCCAGCTACcacttctgctgcctctgtccCTGGAAGGACCCAAATCTGCCATTACCACAGCTGAACTGGGCATAGCAGGGCGGGAGGAGTGAGCAGTGTCAGACCTGGCAGATCTTGAGCACAGCAAATAGGATCTTGGGCAAATAAGCCTGAGAGGCCTGCGCTAGCTGCCATCTAACTAGGGTAGGTagcaagaggaggaaagaggagccAGTTAAAAACAGAGTAGGTACAGAAGTAGCTGGTGGTCCAGCTAGCCCAAAGGAGTTGGGGCAGGGTGCTGTACCTGTGCTGTGGCACTCCCACTTGGCTGCAGAGACGTGCCCTGCCAGCCCTTAGCACAGGCAGAGATGTGGGTGTGTCAAAGCAAGGTGGAATCACCGGGAGAGCCCCAAAGCACACACACTGAAGGAGAGAATGGTGGGCTGGCGCACAGAGAAAGACAGAGTtggagagaggcagaaagaaacACCAGCATGAGCGCTTCCTCTGCCCAGGGCCACTGCATGGTTAGGGATGCGGATGGCTGGCAGGATTTAGTCCCCTTCTGGGAGGGTCTCCCAGCCACGTTGCATGGCTTTCACCACAGCACTGTAGAGTTTGCTCCAAGCCTCCTGCACATCTGGGCTGAAGGCTGTGCCAAGGCTTTTCTCCAGCATGTACAGCAAGGACTCGCCAACAGTCTGCAAATCAAATAGGGAGGTGTTAAACTCAGCACTGAGGGACCACATGCAGCCCCTTCTCTTGCTTCACTGCCTGTTTGAGCTTCTCCCATTGTggggcagctgctcctcctccaccAGTGGGGCCAGGCCACCCCCTTTCTGGCTGTTCAGAGGGGGCCCAGAGCCAGCCCATGCCATCCCCTTGCCCTGCCCTATGCTGGCCCTCACCCCAACACCCAGCCCTGGGTGAGCAAGGGCTGACACCACACATGTAACACCAGGGGAGAGGTACACATCTATCCTCTGTGGCTCTCAGATGCAGATagccagccctgtcccctggcaTAACAGCAgatcagcagagctgagcaatGACCTGATGCCAGGAGAGTGGGTCAGACCCCAGGCTGGATGCTCAGAGCCTGCCTTGCTACCTCTCAGGCCTCTCCACTGGGCACTGCTCGTCATGAAGCTGTGAGCAACCACACCCAGGAGCACCCACACACTGagtgcagggctggtgggaatCACTACCCCAAGCAGACACTGCTCCCCCTGAAGAGGACCCAAGTGAGCGGGACCAAGAGGGAGCCATACACTGGCTAGAAACCTTTCCTTCaatctgcccttctctgccATGTTATCCTGCATTTCTGTCCATGCTCGATGGCAGGACTGGAGTAAGCAAGGGTTTGATATGGAGGATGCTCCCGTCTTACTGCCATGGAGGAGTcaggggctgagctgagccACCAGCTTTCCCTCCAGCCAGCTGAACCCAGaaggtgggagcagagggatgggGTCTGTTGAGGgccacaggcagggctgcacaAACAAGGCCGCAGAGGGACAAGAGAGGATGCCTCACCGAGAACGAGTCAATCTTCACACCAACTGACTGGTGCTTCTTGCCAAGGTTGCAGAGATACTCTTCCAGGCAGGACAAGTTCTCCAGGTGGCTCACAGCAGCATCAATCACCAGCATCACCTGCAGGGGCACAGAGGCAGAACAGAGTGAATAGCAaggctctgctcctccctcagAGGAACTAAGAGTCTGATACCTCTACTTCATCCTTCTCAGTCTGACCACCTCCTGGCCCAGCAGATGCTATCTGAGCTTTCCTTTGTTCTTCTGTGATCCGTGTGTCACATCAGTTAGGCATGCTGTGTAGCAGCAGCACTCACCACATCCTTCCATGGGATACTGCCAGAGGtgccacagaaagcagcactgctggcctTCCAGTCCCAGAGGGTGTAAACAGCCCTATAGCAGAGAAGTTATGAGGTAAGATCTAACACTGATGTAGTCAATAGAGTTCTCAGGGCCCAGGGACAACTGCAGGGGAGCCCTGGAAGCTGCCAGGACTTGAGTTTCCAACTAGAAGTTGCCAAGATGGTGCAATTGTGAATAATGCCACAATTCTAAGATCACCCAAGGTATTTTGAGGAGACAGGGTGGAGACTGCATCCAAGAGACCTGGTGAGGTAAAGCACATACCATTGTGGTCTCCCAGAACCAAGAAGAGTCAAATGGGAACAGGACAGAGAAGGGTTAACAAGGGATTAAGGGAACAGACACACCAAATTAGAAGAAGAGATTATAACCAGGACATCGTTATTTTGGCAAAGCCAAGAGGTGATAGAATTGTCCTCTATAATTTCGAGAGGGAAATTATCTCCAACAAGGGCAAAGAGCTATTTCAGTTCAAGACAAtaatagcagaagaaaaaatggacTTTGCCAATAAACAGAGGCTGGAAAATAACAAGAAGCTTGCAGCTATCAGAGAAGCACAGCCTTGAAACAGCCTCTTACGAGGAATAAAGATGGGCAAGAGAGGCACCAAACTGGTTTAAAGATGGAGCCAGTTTATCAAGGCATCTGCAAGCAAAGGCTGTtctctgccctggcagggctgctcttcAGGGCTCAGCAAAAGGTCTCCGCTGCACTGGGTGTAATCCTGTCCATGCACAAGCTCCTCCAGATGACATCAGCATtgctcctctccctgtgctggggagaggcaAATGTGCATCACAGCACTTGCCCAGAGGCTGGCCAAGAAATGCTGTGGGCCTTCTGGTTCTGCAGCCACACCAACAGCTTCTCAACTGTAGCGGGTCCTCAGGAGCCTGGCCCActgcccagctctgtgccaccTCCGGGTCAGCATGTGGCCAAGCTGAGCGCTTCAGTCCTTGTGTGGAGCTTACTGAGACACTTCCATGACAGAAGAAGCAGGCAGAACTTTCACAGGAGGCAATCCTCTCTCAGATGAGGGCATGATCAGCATAGTGCTTCTTACCTGCCACAACCCACATCCTCATCCCCTCCCCACTGTTGTAAGGCACTTTGTGCTGGCAGTAGCACCTCTGCTAGCATAAGTAACACCTGCAGTTACCATCTTAGAAGGAGACTTCCCAGGTGTTCCCCAGTCAGACACCCCACAGTCCTAAGCCATTGCCTAAGGCTTCCTCCATCCTGGTTGCAGCCCAGCCATGCTGCAGCCCCTCTCTCACCTTCCTGATGTGATCCAGGAACTCAGGGGCAGAGAGGCACTCCTGAGGGCTGGTGAACTGCTTGCAGTTGTACTGGAAAAGGGGCAACAGATCAGGATCCAAGTCAAACAACCTGCAACAGTAAGAGAAAAACACTCATCTTCTCACTTCCTCAGCTTTATGTAGAGACCTGCTCAACCCAGGACTACCCCAATAGCAGCACACCCACAGCTCCCTtctgctccccttcccacctACTGATCCCTCTCTACCTGTAAAGCACCCAGAAGTTCTGAAAAGTCTTGCTTTAGGGTAATCAAGGTTACCTACAATCAAAAAAGTTTCAATTTCCCTAGCCcacagtcccagctctcagaTAAGTGTCTATGGCTCCCAAGGTCCAGTCCCAGCTCACTGGAGTTCCTCCCAGCCTGGCCCTTCTCCCCAAGGTCTTGGTTGTAGTCGCGgttcttccccttctctcttcaTGATCTCCTTGAGCTCCAAAGCTCCCAAATCTGAGGAAGACCTGCgagctccagcagctggctTTCCTACTTGAGCAAGGGGAGCATGTACAAACTCAGCTAATGCCCCACTGTCCCACACTGCCACcatctcctgttttttttcccctctcatccTCCCTGCCAGTGTACGCCAGGCAAATACGGGTGTCCATAGCTGCCACTTGGGCAGATCTAAGAAGCTGATACTGTTCATGGAGGACACAGGGAATTCAGGCAAGACAGTCTCTCTTCTACCCATCCTGCACATTAAACTACTGcatccctctcccctctgcacTAAAACTTCCAAACATTCTTGTTGCTGCTCACAGCCCCGCTCTGCAAGGTCTGGCTCCCACCTGCTCTGTCCCACCCCAGAAGCTGCGCATCAGCTCTCTGACCATCCTCTTTAAACGACTTTTCCTAGATGTTTcaccctctttttctcttcccataATCGAGATCCTAGTCTGCTTAGGAAAGGCAAGGAGCTGGGCTTCAGCCATTGTCCCCCGCACACCATTTCCTCCGCCGTGAGACAACCCCTCCTCAGCGGCCAGGTCTTTGCCAGGGTGTCAGGGACAATCAGGAGATCCCTTCGTTACACTCCCCAGAGTTGGGAGGACAACGCCGCTCATCAAACAGCAGAAGTAACGCTGACAAAGGCGGAGGGTGGGGGGGTCAGCGGGCAGAAACGCACAAAACCTGCCCGGCTGCCTCTTCCTCACCCTCCTGGCAAAGGGACGCGGAGTTCGTCCACCCTCCCACCCCCGGGACGGGATGCGGACACCGCTACCCcgagcgggcgggcgggcggccaGGGCTGGGGTACCGGTGTCCGCACCCCGTCCCTGTCGCCCCCGCTCACCTGGTGAAGAGGACGAGGCCGTGCTCCACGGGGCTGCCGCTCACCCgcctccagctctcctggatCAGCGCTCGCTGCCTGCCAGACAGCAGCATCCCGCTCTCCatggcggggcggggggaccTGCCCCTCGCCGCCCGAGGAGAGAGGCTCTGGCACCGCTCGCTCCGAGGGCGGAGGGTTGCGGGGGGGAGGCCGTGGAGCGGCAGCCCCCGCCCCTCGCTCCGCCGGGGGAGGCCTCGCTGCCcaccccccgcccgccccggctcACCTGGGGGGTCCTTCGAGCTCCGCCCCGGCCACCGgcacccctctgccccccatGTCCGTGGGGAGCTGCTCCGGCCGCCTTTCCAGGCAGGAAGAACTCACTGCTTGTTTCCCACTCgggataaaaaaggaaagacagaacaggacagggagagggaaaggatgaAAGAGGAGCAaggtggaaaacaaacaaacaaacaaacatgtaCCCCCTCCCCCAGCCACCCCCGCTGGACTTTCAGCCACAGGACAGAGTAGAAAGTTCAGCTCATTCATGGTTGACATTTTTAGACCGACCTGATCTCACAGGCGAAGCAGCCGGGCAGAGCAGTGCTAGCAAGGCGTGCGGACCCAGCTGCTTTGCTCACCGCTCCGCACAGCTGCCTCTGAGCTAACTTAGCTCTGGAGCTCCTGAGCCATGCTCCAGcgctgcagcagcctcctgctcctggcCACTTCCACTGTGACACAGGATGACCCGCAGCCACCTGCTACCTCCACAGCCAGAGGCAGTCTAGACATGGCAAGCTACATGTTTAATTTAAGTCTAATTAAGGAAGCTGAACCAGGCAAAGTTGTTAATAACAGATCAGAAGACATGTAATCTTTGTCAAGCGTGTTCAGGACACCTAGCTTTTCTTTATTGTCCAGACAAACGGGAAAAATGCTCTTAATTTGGCCTTGGGAATTAGGCAGCATGGCAGAACCGGTGGGAAGGGGCAAGCAAGGTCTCAAGCAGCACAACAGAAACCAGGGAAGCCAGAGCAGTCACGCAATTAAAGGTTTTCAGAAGGATACGAGAAACACAGAACCACAAATATTACTGAAAGGTCTGCTCTGAAACAACAATTGTCCTGATTTTATTACAAATTCTGGTACTGTACATCAGACTTGTTTATTGCAATCAGGAGAGAAGTCAGCAGCCTGCAACACAACCCAGGAGCACACTGACTCAGTGTAGGCAGAAACGAGGGTCTTCTCATTGGAGTGCTGAAAATGATCCCTGGAAGGAGACAAGTTGAATGGCACAATGCTACCTCCTCAGTCCCCCAGGGGCTTTTCTCCTAAAGAGCCAAGTGGCAGCACTAATTGCAGTGACAGAAGTAAGCCACCAGAGATGTCTCtgtaagaaattacttttgagACCCTGCCTTCTCAGCACAGACCAGACAAGATGCTGTATAGGAAAAGCTTCATATACATTAGAGGAACTGGAGAACCCTGTCCTAAAGCTGGGCTTTTGAAGAGTCCAACAAACTCACAAAGAAATTGAACTGTCAGATGGGAATAGGGAGTCTCACAAATGTTTCACATGCCTGGCTACTGTGCCAGAAACCAAATGATGTTACAGGGTTTGCTGTTTTTTGAATGCCACTGCTGGGAAAGGGTTCAATAATGTCAAAGGTCCCAGAAGATGCAAATGGATTCTGTTAAATCATGGCTCCTGTTAAAAATACAGCGGTTTAGCTTTCATGATAACTAAGTAAAGCCCAAAAAGCATATGATTTCTACACATCTATATTCTTAGAGAACAGGGGATAAAGAGAAAGCATTCAATAATAAAGAAAGGACATGAGGTGCAGGGCCATCTCATGGCTCAGGGGTGGGAACATGCAACCTGCCAGCCTGCAGTGCTTCCTGCTGTTGGCCACCATCTTCTGATCCACAACAAGCTCCTACTAAAAACAGCATCCTAGCTGTATGGTTGCAAAGGAAACATTCACATTGGGACTGATGATAAATCAGTGCAATGATGACTGCTGAAGCTGCAAGGAGTCAGAAAGAGCAtcaaggagagcagagggaaataCCAGGCTAATGTAAGCAGGGCAGtccacagcccagcagtgaCAATGCAAACATTAACCTTTAGCTTTCTTGCAGCTGATCAAGCACACCATGAAGAGCATGAAGTGCCATCTGCACAAGCTACTCTGACATTTCAGCCTGTTGTCAGAACCACCCAGACATGGAGCTTCACCAGAGCCTGGCTGTATGTTTCAGCCTAATCCTGCTAACAAGAAGAGGGAGCAGAACAGGCAGGCAGCACTgtgctgcaggggagctggaaagGAGGGTGGAGAGTCCTCCCAAGACCACAGGATGCTGAGGAACAGAGTTGATGCACGTATGTGCACTCAGCAGCAACCAAGGCTGAATATTTGCCTAACAACATTTTGAATATATTCAGAGTTGGCtgacagaggaggaagagaagcatCACAAAAGCAAGTTGTAGTTAAGAGTGATCAGCTCCTAAAGCTTAATTGGGATGTGGGACACCTTTCCTCAGCTCCATGCAGGCATCATACCAGCTATCATATcccaaagcaacaacaaaatgcaGGTTCAGCCATTGCTCCTGATAGCAAGGGTATCTCAGACCATAGCAGTGAAGTCATGATGGCAAGGGAAAATGGTGGCTTTCATCCAAAGTCCCCCCCACACACCTTCCCTTCATGCTGCAGATGGTGGCTGCATGCTGAGTGCTCTCAGGCAAGGCAGAAGTGTCAGAACAAACCAGACGTGATGGCAGCAACAAGAGTGCTGAGTGTGACCTCTCTTCTCCTGTGGAACATATGGGTGCCCCAGCTGATGAAAGAGGAAAGGGCCTGGCCATACCCCTGTCCACCAGTTGGCACCCAAACCCCAGGCTGGTATGACACTGTAGATTCTAAGAACCAAAGAGAATTAATTGCTTGCCTGCCCGCCCAGCAACAGTGCCTTCTGGGCAGGGTACGGGCACATTCAGGAGCAGTCTCCTCACCTTCTCTGCCCTTCTGAACGGTAAATCCATCCCTTTTGTGCCTTCTGGCACCAGTACATGCCCTCTAGCTTAATTAAACCAGCAGTTTTTACCCTGTGACAGGATAGA
Encoded here:
- the NGB gene encoding neuroglobin isoform X3; the encoded protein is MGGRGVPVAGAELEGPPRLFDLDPDLLPLFQYNCKQFTSPQECLSAPEFLDHIRKVMLVIDAAVSHLENLSCLEEYLCNLGKKHQSVGVKIDSFSTVGESLLYMLEKSLGTAFSPDVQEAWSKLYSAVVKAMQRGWETLPEGD
- the NGB gene encoding neuroglobin isoform X1, coding for MGGRGVPVAGAELEGPPRSPRPAMESGMLLSGRQRALIQESWRRVSGSPVEHGLVLFTRLFDLDPDLLPLFQYNCKQFTSPQECLSAPEFLDHIRKVMLVIDAAVSHLENLSCLEEYLCNLGKKHQSVGVKIDSFSTVGESLLYMLEKSLGTAFSPDVQEAWSKLYSAVVKAMQRGWETLPEGD
- the NGB gene encoding neuroglobin isoform X2, which translates into the protein MGGRGVPVAGAELEGPPRQRALIQESWRRVSGSPVEHGLVLFTRLFDLDPDLLPLFQYNCKQFTSPQECLSAPEFLDHIRKVMLVIDAAVSHLENLSCLEEYLCNLGKKHQSVGVKIDSFSTVGESLLYMLEKSLGTAFSPDVQEAWSKLYSAVVKAMQRGWETLPEGD